A window of the Calditrichia bacterium genome harbors these coding sequences:
- a CDS encoding trimeric intracellular cation channel family protein, whose translation MIYILDLIGTFVFAVSGISTAREKQFDLFGAAVIAFVTAVGGGTLRDVLIGSQPVGWMMDVNYILCIGLAVFAGILLKKPVHNLRHTLFLFDAIGIGLFTILGLEKTLSFGISPVIALMMGVVSAVFGGIIRDLLTNEVPLIFRKEFYATACIVGGGLYLALKQVLPNDDVSIAITVLFIIALRVLAVKKKWGLPIMS comes from the coding sequence TTGATTTACATTCTGGATTTGATCGGGACATTTGTATTTGCAGTCAGTGGCATTTCCACTGCGCGGGAAAAACAGTTTGATCTGTTCGGTGCTGCGGTGATCGCTTTTGTGACTGCCGTTGGCGGCGGCACGCTGCGTGATGTGCTGATCGGCAGCCAACCCGTCGGCTGGATGATGGATGTAAATTATATTTTGTGCATCGGATTGGCTGTCTTTGCGGGAATTTTGTTAAAAAAACCGGTGCACAATTTGCGGCACACCCTGTTTTTGTTCGATGCCATCGGTATTGGGTTGTTCACCATTTTGGGATTGGAAAAAACGCTGTCGTTTGGTATTTCGCCGGTTATCGCGCTGATGATGGGTGTCGTTTCTGCTGTATTTGGCGGAATTATCCGCGATTTGCTGACCAACGAAGTGCCGCTGATTTTCCGGAAAGAATTTTACGCAACCGCTTGCATTGTGGGCGGTGGGCTGTATCTGGCATTGAAACAGGTGCTTCCGAATGATGATGTGAGTATCGCGATCACCGTTTTATTTATCATCGCGCTTCGGGTGCTGGCGGTGAAAAAAAAATGGGGATTGCCCATTATGTCTTGA